Sequence from the Actinomycetota bacterium genome:
TACGGCGCGAGGCGGGGCGGCAACACGAGTCCCTGGTCGTCACCGTGGGCCAGGATGATGGCGCCGATCATGCGTGCGGACATCCCCCAGGACGCCGTGTGGCACAGCTGCTGCTCGTTGTTCTCGTCCTGGTAGGTGATGTCGAAGGCCTGGGCGAAGTTGGTGCCGAGGTAGTGTGATGTGCCCGACTGCAGCGCCTTCCCATCGAGCATCATCCCCTCGATGGTGTAGGTGCGGACCGCGCCGGCGAAACGCTCACCGGGCGTCTTCTCCCCCTTCACCATCGGGATGGCGGCGACGTTCAGCGCGAACTCGTTGTAGACCTCCCACATCCGCAGCGTCTCGTCCATCGCGTCCGTCTCGGTCGCGTGGGCCGTGTGGCCCTCCTGCCACAGGAACTCGGTGGTGCGCAGGAAGAGCCGTGGACGAAGCTCCCACCGGACGACGTTGTTCCACAGGTTGATCAGGATGGGCAGGTCGCGGTAGCTCGAGATCCACTTGGCGTACATCTCGCCGATCACGGTCTCGGAGGTGGGCCGAACGACGAGAGGCTCCTCCAGCTCCTTGCCGCCGGCGTGCGTGACCACCGCGAGCTCCGGGCTGAACCCCTCAACGTGCTCGGCCTCGCGCTGCAGGTAGCTCTGGGGGATGAACAGCGGGAAGTAGGCGTTGACGTGCCCGGTGTCCTTGAAGCGCTGGTCGAGCTCGCTCTGCAGCAGCTCCCACACGCGGTAGCCGTAGGGCTTGATGACCATCGTGCCCTTAACGGGCCCACGGTCGGCCAGGTCGGCCTTGAGGACCAGCTCGTTGTACCAGGCGGAGACGTCCTCGCTGAGGGGCGTGACGCCGAGGTCGCTCTTCCTGTTGGCACTCATAGCGCGGCAGGCTACCCGTCGCCCGTCGACGCCCCGTGGCCACGCACGCGTCGGGGGCTACGCACCCAGGCGACGCTCCATCTCCTGCTGGTACTCCGGGAAGTAGCGGCTGATCACGGGCAGGTCGAAGCTGGCCATGATCGACTCCTTCGGCTCGCGCTCGAGCAGGAAGCGGAACGACTCCTCGACCACTTCGGCGTCGCTCACGCCGGCGACACCGACACCAGCGGGCACGATGACCCGGTGGGTGGTCGAGGAGCCCCCCTCACGGACCACGACCTCGAAGCGCGTCGGTTCGAGCTCGGTCACCTCGATCACCGCTGCGTCGGACACCTTCCACCTCCATGACTCGGCGGAGCCGAGGTTAGAGTCCGCGCGGCACGGGCGGAGGAGGACGGCCGGTGGCGCTCGAGGGCAGCCGCAAGGCGATCATCGCGGCCATGATCGCCAACGCGGGCATCGCGGTCGCCAAGTTCGTGGCGTTCCTGTTCACCGCGTCGTCGTCGATGTTGGCGGAGTCGATCCACTCGGTCGCCGATACGTCGAACCAGGGGTTGCTGCTGTTCGGCTCCAAGCGGGCGCAACGACACGCGAACGAGCTGCACCAGTTCGGCTACGGACGTGAGCGGTTCTTCTGGTCGTTCGTGGTTGCGCTGATCCTGTTCTCGCTGGGATCGCTGTTCTCGCTGTTCGAGGGCTACGAGAAGCTCACGAGCGAACACCACGAGCTGACCTCACCGATCTGGGCCATCGGTGTGCTCGTCGTCGGCATCGTGCTCGAGACCTGGTCGTTCCGCACCGCGATCGTCGCGGCGAACCACGTCAGGGAGGGCCGGCGCTGGTCGGACTTCATCCGCCACGCGCGCACGCCGGAGCTGCCTGTGGTGTTGCTCGAGGACGCCGGCGCCCTGATCGGACTGGTCCTGGCGCTGATCGGTGTCAGCCTGGCGGCGACGACCCACGACCCGGTGTGGGACGCCGTGGGGACGATCGCCATCGGTGTCCTGCTCGGGGTCATCGCCATGGTCCTCGCGGTCGAGATGAAGAGCCTGCTCATCGGCGAGTCCGCCAGCGAGGACGACGAGACGACGATCCGTCAGCACCTCCAGAGGGGCGATGCGGTCGTGCGGCTGCTGCACCTGCGCACCCAGCACATCGGGCCCGAGGAACTGCTCGTCGCGGCCAAGCTCGAGTTCCGTCATGGGCTCGACGCCGACGCACTCGCGGTGACGATCGATGGGATCGAGCGCGAGCTCCGGCGGGCGCTGCCGAAGGCGCGGATGATCTACCTCGAGCCGGCGCTCGCGACGGGTGGGCACGAGGGCGAGCCCATGAGAGACCACGCCACGGACCGGGAGCCTCAGTAGCCGAAGCGCTCCAGCCGTCGTGGGTCACGCTGCCAGTCCTTGGCCACCTTCACCCGCAC
This genomic interval carries:
- the proS gene encoding proline--tRNA ligase is translated as MSANRKSDLGVTPLSEDVSAWYNELVLKADLADRGPVKGTMVIKPYGYRVWELLQSELDQRFKDTGHVNAYFPLFIPQSYLQREAEHVEGFSPELAVVTHAGGKELEEPLVVRPTSETVIGEMYAKWISSYRDLPILINLWNNVVRWELRPRLFLRTTEFLWQEGHTAHATETDAMDETLRMWEVYNEFALNVAAIPMVKGEKTPGERFAGAVRTYTIEGMMLDGKALQSGTSHYLGTNFAQAFDITYQDENNEQQLCHTASWGMSARMIGAIILAHGDDQGLVLPPRLAPYQAVIVPIGRDEEGEQVRAKATELAHQLVQAGVRVHVDDRDESPGFRFNDWELKGVPLRIEIGPRDLEAGHVLVAHRVGELDDRGRAVKQQIGFDALVDTVPKLLDVYHDHLVERARTFRDEHSAVIDDWDRFADQVDTGFAYAFHCGRTECEDDIKAETAATPRCIPVEGQDESGGTCIRCGQDADYGRRIVFARAY
- a CDS encoding cation diffusion facilitator family transporter encodes the protein MALEGSRKAIIAAMIANAGIAVAKFVAFLFTASSSMLAESIHSVADTSNQGLLLFGSKRAQRHANELHQFGYGRERFFWSFVVALILFSLGSLFSLFEGYEKLTSEHHELTSPIWAIGVLVVGIVLETWSFRTAIVAANHVREGRRWSDFIRHARTPELPVVLLEDAGALIGLVLALIGVSLAATTHDPVWDAVGTIAIGVLLGVIAMVLAVEMKSLLIGESASEDDETTIRQHLQRGDAVVRLLHLRTQHIGPEELLVAAKLEFRHGLDADALAVTIDGIERELRRALPKARMIYLEPALATGGHEGEPMRDHATDREPQ